One stretch of Manis pentadactyla isolate mManPen7 chromosome 10, mManPen7.hap1, whole genome shotgun sequence DNA includes these proteins:
- the LOC130678983 gene encoding lysozyme C-like yields MSVFPAHMKALLILGFLLLSVTVHGKVFERCELARTVKRLGLDGFKGVSLANWMCLMKWESNYNTRAINYNRPSKSTDYGIFQINSRYWCEDGKTPRSVNACHIPCSALLKDDITQAVTCAKRVVSEQGIKAWVAWRSHCQNRDVSKYVRNCRV; encoded by the exons ATGTCTGTTTTTCCAGCCCACATGAAGGCTCTCCTTATTCTgggctttcttctcctttctgttACTGTCCATGGCAAGGTCTTTGAAAGGTGTGAGTTGGCCAGAACTGTGAAAAGGCTTGGACTGGATGGCTTTAAGGGTGTCAGCCTGGCAAACT GGATGTGTTTGATGAAATGGGAAAGTAACTATAACACACGGGCTATAAACTACAATCGTCCAAGCAAAAGCACCGATTATGGGATATTTCAGATCAACAGCCGCTACTGGTGTGAGGATGGCAAAACCCCAAGATCAGTTAACGCCTGTCACATACCCTGCAGCG CTTTGCTGAAAGATGACATCACTCAAGCCGTCACCTGTGCAAAGAGGGTTGTCAGTGAACAAGGCATTAAAGCCTG GGTGGCGTGGAGAAGTCATTGTCAAAACCGAGATGTCTCCAAGTATGTCCGGAACTGTCGCGTTTAA